One part of the Alistipes onderdonkii genome encodes these proteins:
- a CDS encoding CDP-alcohol phosphatidyltransferase family protein encodes MKIKLFTIPNLLTLSSLLCGSFAVVSALVYGDLALAFWLTIAAGVFDYSDGFVARLLKCPSAIGVQLDSLSDMVSFGFAPSAVLFVLWNNSLPADAEAWLRYGGSAFCFLVAAFSALRLAKFNIDETQHTEFCGLPTPANALFFVALGWMDAKTGFNQGGWVLLMVPAMSWLLISPVRMFAFKFQSFAFKGNEIRYIFIALAVVLLVALGIPAVPIVILLYIAISAVGWGMSLKKPGSAACPEK; translated from the coding sequence ATGAAGATAAAACTGTTCACCATACCCAACCTGCTGACCCTTTCGAGCCTGCTTTGCGGCTCGTTCGCAGTGGTTTCAGCATTGGTTTACGGCGATCTGGCGCTGGCTTTCTGGCTCACGATCGCCGCCGGTGTTTTCGACTATTCCGACGGTTTCGTGGCCCGGCTGCTCAAATGCCCTTCCGCCATCGGCGTACAACTGGACTCGTTGTCCGACATGGTCTCGTTCGGCTTCGCCCCGTCGGCCGTGCTTTTCGTCCTGTGGAACAATTCCCTGCCTGCGGATGCCGAGGCATGGCTGCGCTACGGCGGCAGCGCCTTCTGTTTCCTCGTGGCGGCCTTTTCGGCGCTGCGGCTGGCGAAATTCAATATCGACGAGACGCAGCATACCGAGTTCTGCGGCCTTCCGACCCCTGCCAATGCGCTGTTTTTCGTTGCGCTGGGCTGGATGGACGCCAAGACGGGTTTCAACCAAGGGGGCTGGGTGCTGCTGATGGTGCCGGCCATGTCGTGGCTGCTTATTTCGCCCGTGCGGATGTTCGCCTTCAAGTTTCAGAGTTTTGCTTTTAAAGGCAACGAGATCCGTTATATCTTTATTGCCCTGGCTGTTGTTCTGTTGGTCGCCTTGGGTATCCCGGCTGTCCCCATTGTCATTCTGCTCTACATCGCCATATCGGCCGTGGGATGGGGCATGTCGCTAAAGAAGCCTGGCTCAGCGGCTTGCCCTGAGAAATAG
- a CDS encoding PCMD domain-containing protein: MKYLRILFSAAALLLAASCIENDIPYPTIELNIRSIEGKGFTVAGISLVNRTVTLTLDEKTDIRKVTIDKAEFDVATSNPMMTDKEKFISQIRTSQPLSGEFDLRAPLYVTLSLYQDYEWTIVAEQPIARSFTVAGQIGSTLIDTQARTATAYVAEGTDLKAVTVTSLKLGPADITAYSPTAEELSATGFETVRLVDVTCHGRTERWMLHVQPTNVKIGVREIDLWNNTAVVTTMVTPEDYATAEIQYRLKGTADWQTTQKGAQDESGIFTSSIAPEWTSLTNDAGIPVKRLVTTKGVYAGQTYEFRLLVGGQQTETAEYTAPAGDTIPDGNMENPGLSCFTSENTNAEFWASGNNTFADKLCRQGTFNGMGGSYCAKLAAAAPPLVNIAAGNLMSGIFYKDGLWTGVVEFGQPYNWTARPSGMKVKYHATLGTIDASKHSGAPVGIGDPDKARIFVAIVDWSSRHRVASGTGAPTGTWDPAETTQTAEGKLIAYGSLFVDKSTEGEQMVEATLPLNFYDPAAGRPTGKYSIIISCSTSAYGDYMVGCTTNVMYVDDFQWVY; this comes from the coding sequence ATGAAATACCTACGCATACTCTTTTCGGCGGCGGCACTCCTGCTGGCAGCGTCGTGCATCGAGAACGACATACCGTACCCCACCATCGAGCTCAACATCCGCAGCATCGAGGGCAAGGGGTTCACGGTGGCCGGCATCAGCCTCGTGAACCGTACCGTGACGCTCACGCTGGACGAGAAGACCGATATCCGCAAGGTCACCATCGACAAGGCGGAATTCGACGTCGCCACATCCAACCCGATGATGACCGACAAAGAGAAATTCATCAGCCAGATCAGGACTTCGCAGCCGCTGAGCGGGGAGTTCGACCTGCGGGCGCCGCTCTATGTCACGCTCTCGCTCTACCAGGACTACGAGTGGACGATCGTGGCCGAGCAGCCCATAGCCCGGTCGTTCACCGTCGCCGGGCAGATCGGATCGACACTGATCGACACGCAGGCGCGTACGGCCACGGCCTATGTCGCCGAAGGCACCGACCTGAAGGCCGTCACGGTCACCAGCCTCAAGCTGGGGCCTGCCGACATCACCGCCTACTCGCCCACGGCCGAGGAACTTTCCGCCACGGGCTTCGAAACGGTTCGTCTGGTCGACGTCACCTGCCACGGCCGCACGGAGCGGTGGATGCTCCATGTCCAGCCCACCAACGTGAAGATCGGTGTCCGCGAGATCGACCTCTGGAACAACACGGCCGTCGTAACCACGATGGTTACGCCCGAAGATTACGCCACCGCCGAAATCCAGTACCGTCTGAAGGGTACCGCCGACTGGCAGACGACGCAGAAGGGCGCACAGGACGAAAGCGGCATCTTTACGAGCTCGATCGCACCCGAATGGACAAGCCTCACCAACGATGCGGGCATCCCCGTAAAACGCCTCGTCACGACCAAGGGCGTCTACGCCGGGCAAACGTATGAATTCCGGCTTCTCGTCGGCGGGCAGCAGACCGAAACCGCCGAATACACGGCACCCGCGGGCGACACGATTCCCGACGGGAACATGGAAAACCCGGGCTTGTCGTGCTTCACGAGCGAAAATACGAATGCGGAGTTCTGGGCCAGCGGTAACAACACATTTGCGGATAAGCTCTGTAGGCAGGGGACTTTCAACGGAATGGGCGGCAGCTATTGCGCGAAACTGGCCGCGGCAGCCCCTCCCCTCGTCAACATCGCAGCCGGCAACCTGATGTCCGGCATCTTCTACAAAGACGGCCTGTGGACGGGCGTAGTAGAATTCGGACAGCCCTACAACTGGACGGCGCGCCCTTCGGGCATGAAGGTGAAATACCACGCGACACTGGGCACGATCGACGCAAGCAAACATTCCGGGGCTCCGGTCGGCATAGGCGACCCGGACAAAGCCCGCATCTTCGTGGCCATCGTAGACTGGAGCAGCCGCCACCGGGTAGCATCCGGGACGGGCGCCCCCACGGGCACCTGGGATCCGGCGGAAACCACCCAGACCGCAGAAGGGAAACTCATCGCCTACGGGTCGCTGTTCGTCGACAAGTCGACCGAAGGCGAGCAAATGGTAGAGGCCACCCTGCCGCTCAACTTCTACGACCCGGCTGCGGGACGCCCCACCGGCAAGTACAGCATCATCATCTCCTGCTCCACGAGTGCCTACGGCGATTACATGGTGGGCTGCACGACGAATGTAATGTACGTCGACGATTTCCAGTGGGTCTATTGA
- a CDS encoding UDP-N-acetylmuramoyl-tripeptide--D-alanyl-D-alanine ligase, with product MSELYDIFREHPHISTDTRDIGADSIFFALRGATFDGNRFAAEALDKGAAYAVVDDPAAVTDDRMVLVGDTLGALQELAREHRRRLAIPILAISGSNGKTTTKELVSRVLAERFEVYATRGNLNNHIGVPLTLLAMTRDTRFGVVEMGASACGEIALLASIAEPNYGILTNIGRAHLAGFGGPEGVRRGKGELFDYLAANGGRAFVPREDETLTNMAAERDGLAVEYYSVTLAEGLENHLEGHYNRFNIAAAVAVGRYFDVADERIRHAVGSYVPDNNRSQRTETGRNTLIMDCYNANPSSMRASVANFLAEPPGARTRRLLILGDMLELGAWSEQEHAAVIRLAAQAPQTEVMLVGTEFARAHAGMEPQPAQITLFADREHLIASLRAHPVDNTLVLIKGSRGIGLEKAVGEL from the coding sequence ATGTCCGAACTATACGATATTTTCCGGGAACACCCGCACATCTCCACCGACACGCGCGACATCGGGGCTGATTCCATCTTTTTCGCCCTGCGCGGCGCGACGTTCGACGGCAACCGCTTCGCGGCGGAGGCGCTGGACAAAGGCGCGGCCTATGCCGTCGTGGACGACCCGGCAGCCGTCACCGACGACCGTATGGTGCTGGTCGGCGACACGCTCGGGGCATTGCAGGAGCTGGCACGCGAACACCGCCGCCGGCTGGCGATCCCGATACTCGCCATATCGGGCAGCAACGGCAAGACCACGACCAAGGAGCTGGTGAGCCGCGTGCTGGCCGAACGCTTCGAGGTCTACGCCACGCGCGGTAACCTCAACAACCACATCGGCGTGCCGCTCACGCTGCTCGCCATGACCCGCGACACACGGTTCGGCGTGGTCGAGATGGGAGCCAGCGCCTGCGGCGAAATCGCCCTGCTGGCCTCGATCGCCGAGCCCAACTACGGCATCCTGACCAACATCGGCCGTGCACACCTCGCAGGCTTCGGCGGCCCGGAGGGGGTGCGCCGCGGCAAGGGCGAACTGTTCGACTACCTGGCCGCGAACGGCGGCCGCGCCTTCGTACCCCGCGAGGACGAGACACTGACGAACATGGCCGCCGAACGCGACGGGCTGGCCGTGGAATATTACAGCGTCACGCTGGCCGAGGGCCTCGAAAACCACCTCGAAGGGCATTACAACCGGTTCAATATCGCCGCAGCCGTGGCCGTCGGACGTTATTTCGACGTCGCCGACGAGCGTATCCGCCATGCTGTCGGCAGCTATGTCCCCGACAACAACCGCTCGCAGCGCACCGAGACGGGGCGCAACACCCTCATCATGGACTGTTACAACGCCAACCCCTCGAGTATGCGGGCATCGGTCGCGAATTTCCTCGCCGAGCCGCCCGGCGCGCGTACCCGCCGCCTGCTGATCCTGGGCGATATGCTCGAACTGGGCGCCTGGTCCGAGCAGGAACACGCCGCTGTCATCCGCCTCGCAGCGCAGGCTCCGCAGACAGAAGTGATGCTCGTCGGCACGGAATTCGCCAGGGCCCATGCCGGCATGGAGCCGCAACCCGCCCAAATCACGCTCTTCGCCGACCGGGAACACCTCATCGCGTCGCTCCGCGCACACCCCGTGGACAACACGCTGGTGCTTATCAAGGGTTCGCGCGGCATCGGACTGGAAAAGGCGGTCGGGGAGCTGTAA
- a CDS encoding alpha/beta hydrolase: MKHLLTAILLLVFAHTAAGERNVSLERDFGTLYGTLLTPDAGTETVAVIIAGSGPTPRNGNVNSYLYLAQALEKAGIASLRYDKRGIGASRFTEPEKMADAVLGDFIGDAAAWADYLSGEGFRRVILIGHSEGALIAFCAAQQTPKVAAVISVAGAGYPLDEILQLQLASQLLPDNMDLLLQANAITASLKRGERVESCPPQLEALFHPSVQTFWISSLRYDPREEIRKVRVPILVVGGDNDLQVPPGNAEALAKAQPRARKAIIAGMTHPLKKCTGRTRIDQMGAYGDSTLPIDPDLVAVVTEFIRGL, from the coding sequence ATGAAACACCTGCTGACAGCCATCCTCCTGCTGGTCTTCGCGCATACCGCCGCCGGCGAAAGGAACGTCTCGCTCGAACGCGATTTCGGAACGCTTTACGGCACGCTGCTCACCCCCGATGCAGGTACGGAAACCGTGGCCGTCATCATCGCCGGTTCGGGGCCCACTCCGCGCAACGGCAATGTAAACAGCTATCTCTACCTGGCGCAGGCGCTCGAAAAGGCAGGCATCGCCTCGCTGCGCTACGACAAACGCGGCATCGGTGCGAGCCGGTTCACGGAGCCGGAAAAAATGGCCGACGCCGTACTGGGGGATTTCATCGGCGACGCCGCGGCATGGGCCGACTACCTCTCCGGCGAGGGCTTCCGCCGTGTCATACTGATCGGCCACAGCGAAGGGGCGCTGATCGCCTTCTGCGCGGCGCAACAGACCCCGAAGGTCGCTGCCGTCATCTCGGTGGCCGGCGCCGGCTACCCGCTCGACGAGATACTCCAGCTGCAATTGGCCTCACAACTCCTGCCCGACAACATGGATCTGCTCTTGCAGGCCAACGCGATCACCGCCTCCCTGAAACGGGGCGAACGGGTCGAATCCTGCCCGCCGCAGCTCGAAGCGCTGTTCCACCCTTCGGTACAGACGTTCTGGATCTCCAGCCTGCGCTACGACCCGCGCGAGGAGATCCGCAAGGTGCGGGTTCCGATCCTCGTCGTGGGCGGGGACAACGACCTGCAGGTGCCGCCCGGCAATGCCGAGGCACTGGCGAAGGCACAGCCCCGGGCCCGGAAGGCAATCATCGCAGGGATGACCCACCCGCTCAAAAAATGCACGGGACGCACGCGCATCGACCAGATGGGAGCCTACGGCGACAGCACGCTGCCGATCGACCCCGACCTCGTGGCCGTCGTTACGGAATTCATCCGGGGTCTCTGA
- a CDS encoding family 43 glycosylhydrolase — MKRMPFHTTALLRRFAAGCFLVAGMLSCSAPQATFTNPLRDGADPWITKYDGRYYTCFKSGRGIAVTESDDMTRFERERVVWQPADSGAWNSFNIWAPELHRLRGKWYIYYAAAPVPGSPFTGQRTGVLECDTPLGDYRDRGMLYTGDNPDGKTDNIWAIDMTIFEHRGELYAVWSGWERQRDTDATDQLLYIARMESPTRIGPRILLSRPDQPWEQGDHISLQEGPSALRHGDDLFIVYSTRGSWSRHYKLGQLRLRTPDSDPLDPASWIKSGPVFTGNDRIHGVGHASFTTSPDGREYWIYYHSKKDTVHNWGRDVRLQRFDFDAAGNPRFGQPAEPGPYPMPSGTPIHAN, encoded by the coding sequence ATGAAACGCATGCCGTTCCATACCACAGCCTTGCTGCGACGATTCGCTGCGGGCTGTTTTTTAGTGGCGGGGATGCTTTCGTGCTCCGCGCCGCAGGCCACCTTCACCAACCCGCTGCGCGACGGCGCCGACCCGTGGATCACCAAATACGACGGACGCTATTACACCTGCTTCAAATCGGGACGCGGCATCGCCGTGACCGAATCGGACGACATGACGCGTTTCGAACGCGAGCGCGTCGTCTGGCAGCCTGCCGACAGCGGGGCGTGGAACAGTTTCAACATCTGGGCGCCCGAGCTGCACCGCCTCCGCGGCAAATGGTACATCTACTACGCCGCGGCACCCGTCCCCGGCAGTCCCTTCACGGGACAGCGCACCGGCGTGCTGGAATGCGACACGCCGCTGGGCGACTACCGCGACCGCGGCATGCTCTATACGGGCGACAACCCCGACGGCAAGACGGACAACATCTGGGCCATCGACATGACGATCTTCGAACACCGGGGAGAACTCTATGCCGTATGGTCCGGCTGGGAGCGCCAGCGCGACACCGACGCCACCGACCAGCTGCTCTACATCGCCCGCATGGAATCGCCCACACGGATCGGGCCGCGCATCCTGCTGTCACGGCCCGACCAGCCGTGGGAACAGGGCGACCACATCTCCCTGCAGGAAGGCCCGTCGGCATTGCGGCACGGCGACGACCTGTTCATCGTCTACTCCACGCGCGGCTCGTGGTCGCGCCACTACAAGCTCGGGCAACTGCGCCTGCGCACCCCCGACAGCGATCCGCTGGATCCCGCATCATGGATCAAGAGCGGCCCCGTCTTCACCGGCAACGACCGCATACACGGCGTCGGCCACGCCAGTTTCACCACCTCGCCTGACGGGCGCGAATACTGGATCTATTACCACTCGAAAAAAGATACGGTACACAACTGGGGGCGCGACGTGCGCCTGCAACGCTTCGACTTCGACGCCGCGGGCAACCCCCGCTTCGGGCAACCCGCAGAGCCGGGGCCCTACCCCATGCCCTCGGGAACCCCCATACACGCGAACTGA
- a CDS encoding putative porin: MSRLTNRILLAALLGLFLTAPGIVRSQGFNARTLQRAQQRGETGNLYGTNPYEQTGEEGEEGQDGQPQDTTKKERRIRKPLESYFFSDSIRALNNFRWSVKRDYNRVEISPLDTTLTDWRIDYPFFREEVGDIAQGALGQTSLPMNYFRRPQFFDFSFASPYYAYTYDMENVPFYNTKKPIIRMTYLESGQKRFREENFNIMHAQNISPTTGFNVDYKARGTRGQYIWSRTKNHNLSVAFSHTGKRYSVHAAYYNNHIEQQENGGVVGTWAIADTTFQMPSGVPMKLSDAEAQNTYRNNAFFITQSYALPLQRVTENDFSLADLSAVYIGHSFQYSSWSKVYSDKYARYIDERAHRDEQGNFVADTLDYYQNWYINPDQTRDSIYERVISNRFFVQAQPWDRNGVVGTIDAGIGIDMHTYSQFEMRDYQTGKYTKVNKTSYFAYGSVGGKIKKYVDWDANLKFYPSGYRGGDLTIGAHLALTGYLRGHPLILEGRFTMERRSPNYWQENLFSNHYVWSTPLNKENETRFEVKFSVPDYAFEAGAWQGVVGNKIFYDKESQIAQSSDNVSLTSVYARKDFRLGGLHLDNRVLLQWSTNQEVAPVPLLSAFLSYYYEFWVVRNVLRLQIGLDGRYNTRYYAPSYNPALSAYYNQRDVEVGNYPYMDAFVMGKWKRMRIFLKYQHVNKGLFGNGEYFSAAGYPLNPGMFKIGISWGFYD; this comes from the coding sequence ATGTCGAGGTTGACGAATAGAATATTGCTGGCAGCTTTGCTCGGTCTGTTCCTTACAGCGCCCGGCATCGTACGTTCGCAGGGTTTCAACGCCAGGACGCTGCAGCGTGCCCAGCAGCGCGGGGAGACGGGGAACCTTTACGGTACGAACCCTTACGAGCAGACCGGCGAGGAGGGGGAGGAGGGTCAGGACGGCCAGCCGCAGGATACGACCAAGAAGGAACGCCGGATCCGCAAGCCGCTCGAATCGTATTTTTTCAGCGATTCGATCCGCGCCCTGAACAATTTTCGCTGGAGCGTCAAGCGCGACTACAACCGCGTGGAGATAAGCCCGCTCGACACGACGCTCACCGACTGGCGCATCGACTACCCCTTCTTCCGCGAGGAGGTGGGCGACATCGCACAGGGCGCCCTCGGGCAGACATCGCTGCCGATGAACTATTTCCGGCGGCCGCAGTTCTTTGATTTCAGTTTTGCGAGCCCCTACTATGCGTATACGTACGACATGGAGAACGTGCCGTTCTACAATACGAAGAAGCCCATCATCCGCATGACGTACCTCGAGTCGGGGCAGAAGCGTTTCCGGGAGGAGAACTTCAATATCATGCACGCGCAGAATATTTCACCCACGACGGGGTTCAACGTCGATTACAAGGCGCGGGGAACGCGCGGGCAGTATATCTGGTCACGGACGAAGAACCACAACCTGTCGGTCGCCTTCAGCCATACGGGCAAGCGCTATTCGGTGCATGCGGCCTATTACAACAACCACATCGAACAGCAGGAGAACGGCGGCGTGGTCGGGACGTGGGCCATCGCCGATACGACGTTCCAGATGCCTTCGGGCGTGCCCATGAAGCTGTCGGATGCCGAGGCGCAGAACACCTACCGCAACAATGCCTTCTTCATCACGCAGTCCTATGCCCTGCCGTTGCAGCGCGTGACGGAGAACGACTTTTCGCTCGCCGACCTGTCGGCGGTCTATATCGGCCATTCGTTCCAGTACAGTTCGTGGAGCAAGGTCTATTCGGACAAATATGCGCGGTATATCGACGAAAGGGCGCACCGGGACGAACAGGGCAATTTCGTGGCCGATACGCTGGACTACTACCAGAACTGGTATATCAACCCCGACCAGACGCGCGACTCGATTTACGAGCGGGTGATTTCGAACCGCTTCTTCGTGCAGGCGCAGCCCTGGGATCGTAACGGCGTGGTAGGCACGATTGATGCAGGCATCGGTATCGACATGCATACCTACTCGCAATTCGAAATGAGGGATTACCAGACGGGAAAGTATACGAAGGTCAACAAGACCAGCTATTTCGCATACGGTTCCGTCGGAGGCAAGATAAAGAAATATGTCGACTGGGATGCGAACCTCAAGTTCTACCCGTCGGGATACAGAGGCGGAGACCTCACCATCGGCGCCCACTTGGCGCTGACGGGGTACCTCCGCGGACACCCCCTGATTCTCGAAGGCCGGTTCACGATGGAGCGGCGTTCGCCCAACTACTGGCAGGAGAATCTGTTCTCGAACCACTACGTGTGGTCCACTCCTTTGAATAAGGAGAATGAAACTCGGTTCGAGGTGAAGTTTTCAGTCCCCGATTATGCGTTTGAAGCGGGGGCATGGCAGGGCGTCGTCGGCAACAAGATCTTTTACGACAAGGAGAGCCAGATCGCCCAAAGCAGTGACAACGTAAGCCTCACGAGTGTGTACGCTCGCAAAGATTTCCGCTTAGGCGGACTTCATTTGGACAACAGGGTATTGTTGCAGTGGAGTACGAATCAAGAAGTTGCACCCGTTCCGCTTTTGAGCGCGTTCCTTTCGTATTATTACGAGTTCTGGGTCGTGCGCAACGTATTACGCCTTCAGATCGGTTTGGACGGACGCTATAACACGCGTTATTATGCGCCCAGTTACAACCCTGCGCTGTCGGCCTATTACAACCAACGGGACGTCGAAGTAGGCAATTACCCCTACATGGACGCCTTCGTCATGGGAAAGTGGAAGAGAATGCGGATATTCCTCAAATATCAGCATGTGAACAAGGGACTGTTCGGAAACGGGGAGTATTTCTCCGCGGCGGGTTACCCGCTCAATCCGGGCATGTTTAAAATCGGTATCTCATGGGGTTTCTATGATTAG
- a CDS encoding DUF4493 domain-containing protein → MKRYISYFAVLLAVLLGAACSKDDSAAGSDNRTGVMAMTVSTRQTADTGEYDPLQHQTVYIYNDEGGLLRKYTSKETCPERLELLAGTYRVAVEAGEEAPADFTKRLYKGEEKFTVKPGETTNVAVVCQIVNTVVEVKFDDTIAENLAPGYSVWIAGGEKVDEEAAEAGSVPALRFTAEGTGYYTLPDGSLESWRSAQQFPGSGTNYTFWGSGYNAFAKELCTRDEAMPGRVGTYCAKLSATYNTLAKVPAPGNLFTGDFAIQVLGGMGGNVSFGKKFAYNARPRAVRFKYHATIGEVNYNLHGGKIPVGEMDKARIFVCIVDWTAQQKVFAGTKAPTGTWDPETQTEAANGPIIGYASKFIEETTQSDEMVEVILPINYYQDTAAAPDGKYNIVVSCSTSAYGDYMDACTTNVMYVDDFEWVY, encoded by the coding sequence CGGTGCTCCTCGGCGCGGCCTGCTCGAAAGACGACTCCGCCGCGGGCAGCGACAATCGCACGGGCGTCATGGCGATGACGGTCTCGACCCGGCAGACAGCCGACACCGGCGAATACGACCCGTTGCAGCACCAGACCGTCTACATCTACAACGACGAGGGCGGCCTGCTGCGCAAATACACCTCGAAAGAGACCTGTCCCGAACGGCTGGAACTGTTGGCCGGCACTTATCGCGTAGCGGTCGAAGCCGGAGAGGAAGCCCCCGCCGATTTCACGAAACGGTTATACAAGGGCGAGGAGAAGTTCACCGTCAAACCCGGCGAAACCACAAACGTTGCGGTCGTCTGCCAGATCGTGAACACCGTCGTAGAGGTGAAATTCGACGATACGATCGCCGAGAACCTCGCCCCCGGCTATTCCGTATGGATTGCCGGCGGGGAAAAGGTCGACGAGGAAGCCGCCGAAGCGGGCAGCGTCCCGGCGCTCAGGTTCACGGCCGAAGGGACGGGTTACTACACCCTGCCCGACGGAAGCCTGGAATCGTGGAGAAGCGCCCAGCAATTCCCGGGTTCCGGCACCAACTATACCTTCTGGGGCAGCGGCTACAACGCGTTCGCCAAGGAACTCTGTACCCGTGACGAGGCGATGCCGGGACGCGTCGGGACATACTGTGCCAAACTGTCCGCGACATATAATACGCTGGCCAAGGTTCCCGCACCGGGCAACCTATTCACGGGAGACTTCGCCATCCAGGTTCTCGGCGGGATGGGCGGCAACGTCTCTTTCGGCAAAAAGTTCGCTTACAACGCCCGCCCGAGAGCCGTCAGGTTCAAATACCACGCTACGATCGGGGAAGTCAACTACAATCTCCACGGCGGGAAAATTCCCGTCGGCGAAATGGACAAGGCCCGGATATTCGTCTGCATCGTGGACTGGACGGCCCAACAGAAAGTATTTGCCGGGACAAAAGCCCCGACGGGCACCTGGGATCCGGAGACACAAACCGAAGCGGCCAACGGCCCCATCATCGGGTATGCCTCCAAATTCATCGAAGAAACGACCCAGAGCGATGAAATGGTAGAAGTTATATTGCCGATAAACTATTACCAGGACACGGCCGCCGCTCCCGATGGGAAGTACAATATCGTCGTATCCTGTTCCACCAGTGCATACGGGGATTACATGGATGCCTGCACCACCAACGTGATGTACGTCGACGATTTCGAATGGGTATATTAA
- a CDS encoding mannose-1-phosphate guanylyltransferase, with translation MASNKYCVIMAGGIGSRFWPKSRQSMPKQFLDILGTGKSFIRHTYERFAKIVPAGNFLVVTNHKYKDLVLQHIPEIGEKQVLCEPIGRNTAPCIAYAAYTLLRENPDAEMIVTPSDHLILNEDDFRTIIGECLEFADRHDALLTVGIKPTRPDTGYGYIQVSDDHAISKVKCFTEKPDLELAQTFLQTGEFYWNSGIFIWKVQAIVEAFRKYLPEHHAMFSGMMRALSTDSEKAIVEMVFSECRAISIDYGIMEKADNVYVRCGDFGWSDVGTWGSVYQHARKDRYANAVPEEGCYLYDTRSSIVSLPRGKVAVISGLKEYIVVDTDDVLMICPRAEEQNIKKFIDEVKFHNGDKHI, from the coding sequence ATGGCAAGCAATAAATATTGTGTCATCATGGCCGGCGGCATCGGATCGCGTTTCTGGCCCAAGAGCCGGCAGTCGATGCCAAAACAGTTCCTCGACATCCTGGGAACCGGAAAATCGTTTATCCGCCATACCTACGAGCGCTTCGCAAAAATCGTCCCCGCCGGGAATTTCCTCGTCGTGACGAACCACAAATACAAGGATCTGGTGTTGCAGCATATCCCCGAAATCGGGGAGAAACAGGTGCTCTGCGAGCCGATCGGCCGCAATACGGCCCCCTGCATCGCCTATGCGGCCTATACGCTGCTCAGGGAGAACCCCGATGCCGAGATGATCGTCACGCCGTCGGATCACCTGATCCTCAACGAGGACGATTTCCGCACGATCATCGGCGAGTGCCTCGAGTTCGCCGACCGGCACGACGCCCTGCTGACCGTGGGCATCAAACCCACGCGCCCCGACACGGGCTACGGCTACATTCAGGTCTCGGACGACCACGCCATCAGCAAGGTCAAGTGCTTCACCGAAAAACCCGACCTCGAGCTGGCGCAGACCTTCCTCCAGACCGGCGAGTTCTACTGGAATTCGGGGATCTTCATCTGGAAGGTGCAGGCCATCGTCGAAGCCTTCCGCAAATACCTGCCCGAGCACCATGCCATGTTCAGCGGCATGATGCGGGCACTGAGCACCGACTCGGAAAAGGCCATCGTCGAAATGGTCTTCTCGGAGTGCCGCGCCATCTCGATCGACTACGGCATCATGGAGAAAGCCGACAACGTCTACGTCCGTTGCGGCGATTTCGGCTGGAGCGACGTCGGCACGTGGGGCTCGGTCTACCAGCACGCCCGCAAAGACCGCTACGCCAACGCCGTCCCCGAAGAGGGGTGCTACCTCTACGACACGCGCAGCAGCATCGTCTCGCTGCCCAGGGGCAAGGTGGCGGTCATCAGCGGCCTGAAGGAATACATCGTCGTGGACACCGACGACGTATTGATGATATGCCCCCGCGCCGAAGAACAGAACATCAAGAAATTCATCGACGAAGTAAAGTTCCATAACGGGGACAAACACATCTGA
- a CDS encoding transglycosylase SLT domain-containing protein: MLKKTVLTFAFLTILTTFYGFNAQFSTPVTDDMLLNDDAADFGNSLLGEGDYVISAYDNVIRNISEKEGHDWRLMSAIAYHESRFTPDITSRSGARGLMQIMPSVARQFDVPTEQVSNPETNIWLANKLMSKIMNTLRFPEGTPEKDRMSIILASYNSGIGHVNDARRLARLNGEDPNSWEVVARYLQLKAQPEYYESEAVKCGRFTGSRQTLAYVNDVIGRYDKYCRIARR, encoded by the coding sequence ATGTTAAAAAAGACAGTTTTAACTTTTGCGTTCTTAACAATCCTGACGACTTTTTACGGCTTTAACGCCCAGTTCAGCACACCCGTGACGGACGACATGCTGCTGAACGACGATGCGGCCGATTTCGGCAATTCGCTGCTCGGTGAGGGCGACTATGTGATCTCGGCTTATGACAATGTCATTCGCAACATCAGCGAAAAAGAGGGCCACGACTGGCGCCTGATGAGCGCCATCGCCTACCATGAATCGCGGTTCACGCCCGACATCACCTCGCGCAGCGGGGCCCGCGGGCTGATGCAGATCATGCCCTCGGTGGCACGCCAGTTCGACGTCCCGACCGAGCAGGTCTCCAATCCCGAGACCAACATATGGTTGGCCAACAAGCTGATGTCGAAGATTATGAACACGCTCCGTTTCCCCGAGGGGACTCCCGAGAAGGATCGGATGAGCATCATCCTGGCCTCGTACAACAGCGGGATCGGCCATGTGAACGATGCGAGGCGCCTGGCACGGCTCAACGGCGAGGATCCCAATTCGTGGGAGGTCGTGGCCCGCTACCTGCAACTCAAGGCGCAGCCCGAGTATTACGAGAGCGAGGCGGTCAAGTGCGGACGTTTCACCGGCAGCCGGCAGACGCTGGCCTACGTGAACGACGTGATAGGACGCTATGACAAATACTGCCGGATTGCTCGGAGATAA